The following are from one region of the Treponema denticola genome:
- a CDS encoding dihydroorotase produces the protein MIDSHVHLRDGLLSDKETIAHALALACPAGFTAFFDMPNTNPPLTNAEAVLERFALAEKSIKQAGVSAFYGIYGGLTSDIFQIEKMVLFYKKYFPKIVGFKMFAGHSTGNMGIVEKEDQRKVYAALKKFDYRGILAVHCEKESLMNNSVFDIEKPITHSLARPPVAETESIKDQIELMQNEDFKGHLHVCHISTKEGIRLVAEAKKSGISISCGATAHHALLNIDSYKKSGIFVKMNPPLREKEEQEAVFNALISGGIDWIESDHAPHTYEDKKKGASGIPGFAGSLILLKELRKAGCSERRLSELCGKAVNRIFKLDLAYKVPSNSEIDASLPSLRSGYPFDAFEFFK, from the coding sequence ATGATAGATTCCCATGTTCATCTTAGAGACGGTCTTTTATCCGATAAGGAAACTATAGCCCATGCCTTGGCCTTGGCCTGCCCCGCAGGTTTTACGGCCTTTTTTGATATGCCGAATACCAATCCTCCTCTTACAAATGCAGAGGCTGTTTTGGAGCGTTTTGCCCTTGCGGAAAAATCTATAAAGCAGGCCGGAGTATCTGCTTTTTACGGTATTTATGGCGGCCTTACTTCAGATATTTTTCAGATAGAAAAAATGGTTTTATTCTATAAAAAATACTTTCCTAAAATAGTGGGCTTTAAAATGTTTGCGGGTCATTCTACCGGAAACATGGGTATAGTTGAAAAAGAAGATCAAAGAAAGGTCTATGCCGCTCTTAAAAAATTCGATTACAGGGGCATTCTTGCCGTTCATTGCGAAAAAGAAAGCCTTATGAATAATTCCGTCTTCGATATTGAAAAACCTATTACTCACAGCCTTGCCCGTCCTCCCGTTGCCGAAACGGAATCCATAAAGGATCAGATTGAGCTGATGCAAAATGAGGACTTTAAGGGGCATCTTCATGTCTGTCACATAAGCACAAAAGAGGGAATAAGGCTTGTTGCCGAGGCAAAAAAAAGCGGTATTAGTATTTCGTGCGGGGCTACGGCTCATCACGCCCTCTTAAATATTGATTCTTATAAAAAGTCCGGTATCTTTGTAAAAATGAACCCTCCCTTGCGTGAAAAAGAGGAACAGGAAGCCGTTTTTAATGCCCTCATTTCAGGAGGGATTGACTGGATCGAAAGCGACCACGCTCCTCACACATATGAAGATAAGAAAAAAGGCGCTTCCGGTATTCCGGGTTTTGCCGGTTCTCTGATTCTTTTAAAAGAACTTCGCAAGGCCGGCTGCTCCGAAAGAAGACTGAGCGAACTTTGCGGTAAGGCCGTAAACCGTATTTTTAAACTTGATTTGGCTTATAAAGTCCCCTCAAACAGCGAAATCGATGCCTCCCTCCCAAGTTTAAGATCCGGCTACCCCTTCGATGCCTTTGAATTTTTTAAGTAG